In the genome of Rhopalosiphum padi isolate XX-2018 chromosome 1, ASM2088224v1, whole genome shotgun sequence, the window tgtaatatttacgtTATATAGAGTTTCATTATAAAGTTTTcactgtactatattattattaagattttgaAAGAgtgaattatacataataaaataaaatattaactatttattataaaactaaaaacacaaaGTACCTTTTTAAAAACTGCTCAAGACGTTGAGGGCATTGAGCACCCATTGGTTTAGAAAAATCTCTAAAAATAGCAGGATTTGAAAAGTCAAGTACATCAGATTCATAATCATTTAGAATCCAAGGAAATACTGGATACTGCATAAGGTCATTATAACTTCGTCCAgccaatgtatttaaatgcattaagTATTGGAAATTAGATATTTCGCCtttctattaatatataatacatttttatttttattaaaattgattaattttgtttattaacagaattatatttttattatacttttacttaCCACCCATCTTTGGGTAACTGTTGTTTCTCCCATAAGGTTTGAAAGAAGGCTTGTACTTTGTTCGACATTTGCTGTTCTTTTTTGTCCAGCAACTGATTGATGAGCATTATCTGCAATAGATGTCGAATATGCCatgaatctataaaaaaataattagataattaatttaaataatatacagtaaatattattttgtttagccCTTGCTAAAAGACTATGAAAAAATTGTTGCAAAATtatctcatattatatatatattatattataaaatacaaattaattctaGGAACAGTAATGAAAaagaagtattttaaaattttaaacataataaaaatatataaaaataaataatatttcatagtaaatcattaaaatgttacctattaaaaactttatttcttagtttttttGGTAGTGCTAATAAATGATTACGTCCATCAGCAGAAAACAACTCTATAGCGATTGGTTGTAATAAGTATCGTCTTTTATGCACTTCCCTataatttggtaaaaatatgaagtaaattgaattcaattaatcaaaactatattttttaataagtatgaatttatgataagtACCTTATATCGTCATATGAAAACTTAGaactttgttttttaattcgCACACGATTTGGACTTCCATTTCCAGGACTTGGTAATAATGGCTCATATGAATTAGGTAATAAAGTGTCAATATCTCTAATTTCTCTAGTTTTAAGTAAAGTAAAACCATCTACAATATAAACATGATCTTTACCAAACAAAAGTAAACCCTCATATGTGTCTAGACCTTGAATTCTTGCACACCGAAACATATGACTAATctagaaagtaaaaaaatataaataatattttaagcttatttaaataattattaaagttaattatttaattaatttccttAATTATCATACTTTTTCATTTGGTTCCAAAAGTCTAATAATTGTATGGTTGTCATCTGGCGGAGCTTGGTCTTCAATTCCACTTTCTGCGTCGTTATCATCCATTCCATCATCTGGTTCAGATGTTGATCTTCTAACAACTCTTTTTAATCCTTTGAATGgtaattctaaaaatacaaataaaataagtggTATATCTAATATATGTACCAGTAGCATATAAAGGAGAGACatgtattaattttcaaatatactaCTGTGTACTAATtaactattttgaaatatttatctaatcttagtactaaaaattgtatatttttataaataaccaaaatcgaaatgaaaaagaaaaaattatattaaactgtataCCATTATCATCTAAATTTTTGTCAAAGTCAAAGGTATCTTGACCATCAACTTGTGTTagaaatttattgttttcgttAGATTGCGGAGCTAAATTTTCCATATCTATTAATgttggtaatttatatttttgacaaaattctttGCTATCATAACTAGTAGCCACGCGGTACTTTAATcctttctaaaataaaacaattcaaattaatacaattatactaatacagttaatttaataataaaaattacattgtcTCCAGATTCAAGTTCTGGTCGATATGGGTAATGATTATAAAACTGATggttttttaccatttttttacgCATTCTACATGGACCTTCTGTCATGTCTAATATCCATTTGTCTAATCTAAAACCAatgaattattaagtataaacaaaacaaaattgatgAATTTCTCACTTACTTGCATGAAGTAAAAGGGCCCCAAAGTCCCCTTTCCCTAGTTAATTCCTGTTCTATTAAATACCATTGATCCAGAACATAACGTACAGTAAATGATTGATGTTGAGCTTCTCGCGCCATTTGCATAGAAACCAGTTCACATACTGCATTTAAACCATGGTTAGCCCATGTAGACCATTCACTTTTAGTAATTCTTGATAACGGTAATGAAATGCTTGAAAGACTTCCACTTTGCCAACGGCTTTCATCACGTCTAAGTACTTTGCCACGGGATGCAAGCCTAGTTAAGCCACCAGTAACtttttgtattttctaaaagagaaataaaaaaaaaatattaatttttataaactgtttattaattttttattcatactgaTTGAATTTGAGTTTGAAGTTCCCACGGCATTttatacaatgattttttttccatatcAATATAAGTTAACCAATGTTTTTGAGCAATCTCATAAATAAGTTCACGAACAGAATGCAAATCTGGAGCTTTATTATTTGGTGACATTGGTAATGGAATTTTGAAAacctaaatgttattttaaataagttaaaaaataaaatgttatacataatatacagttttatacTTTGTAACTCagctttaaaatagtttaagatcacatatatttatcactatttaatattagtaaaaacatATATGTTAATTCaaggtttaaaattaaaaaatttgtttacataattaaattaattacctcTTCAATAGCTGGTTTTTTAGATATATACAATTCTTCCCAAACACGTTTTGCTGCAACTGCCATTAAATTATGTCCTTGTTTAGCTGTTTGTTCTTCAACTTCTGCAGTTTGACTTGGATTAATATGCCATGTAGTTTTTGCATTTGTATCCAATCTATAAAAACAACACATAAATGTACCAAATGAGAGTTTTTTTAGatcaaatcataaaatatgcttaatttattctatttgcagacattacattattttcatatcaGATGTTAActgcaataaacaataaataagacAGCCAATAAAATCCAGTTCATGATTGCCAGCTCCAAATACTAATGttctaaaaaagaaaaaatataaacattatttcttACATAGatctcaaaacattttttttttacctattagtGGTAAGTTTATGTAATGCTTCTAAAACTGGCATTTGTGAGGCTATAGAATCTGTATTTCTCGAAAGCAAATACAAAGTTGTTCTATTAAGACAGTGATAAAATCCTTCCATGGGTACAGAACATGGTCTTCGTTTTGCTTGaacaattaatttcataataaaatcaaatacttcATGAGCGTCTTTTATCAAAACACCCTGCCATAGTTTGTCAACAACACGACATgttaaataacaaacattttgagGAATATTTTGAGCGCTACCCCCAGGAACTGTGGACACAGCAGCTTGTTCTCCAATCATAATATCAGCAGCTAATAAATGATCCATTAATGTTGATAGTAGTTCAGTTTGGTACTTTGATACTTGAGATGAAGTTGCACCTTCTGGTGAAGCCTATAAAGAATgttaacatatataaattacatacttatacagatattaattgtattcataataGACTACTTACATCAAGAACTAAATCTAGGGGTGGTAATGACTTGCTATTTATCGGTAATAGAAGTGAATCAACAACAATTACTCTTAAGaaatcaataacaaattttCTAGAAGGATGTGAAGTTAATGATTGTTCTTTCTGAACAGTCAAAGGAGGAGTTCCATCAGGTGTTTTAATAAAACAGTCATCATTTGGAGTGGATGGTTCActtaagttcaaatttgtaaATGGAAAAAGTGTTGCACTCAAGGAATGTAAAATTTCAGATGTCATAAATGCTGGCATCCAATCTGATAAGTTATggtacaaataaaaaagaaactGAATTATAGTAACTGGATGATCTTCTAACCATtcttcatattttattctaaaataaaaataaatcaattagtaaaatagtaataaaaattagataataatttaaaaatattactctcTGTTATCTTGGTTCAAAATTAATCTCACAGTTGACAAAAGAGCAGTGACAGCTTCTGGACACAGTACAATACGATCACTAACAGCTGAAAGTGACTGGCTAATTGGAACACCAAACATAAAAGTCCAAATACCATCAAGATTTAACTAAAAgcaatacatacatacaattcatagcatatattacatatattaatgttaagtgatattttaaaaatattaacttttttttcattaggAATAGTCTTAACTGATTGTCCCAACATTAAAgccataagaaaataatatagttcaGGAAGTTCGGTATGATAAGATAAAAACCAAGATAGGTGTTGAAAACCTGGTATGTTCAAAGCTTCCATTTTGTTTAGTATATCTTTATTATTCTTCTGTAAGCTTGGAGAAAGttgataatctaaaataaataggcaatataacaatttttttaaattaataaatgtaaatcacaaatgttttatttataagaaatattactTAGCATCAAATTTGCTCTATTGTTTTGCAAAAGCTCAGTGTTTAACAACCAACCACCATTACTAGATGCTTCTCTAAATTTAACCATTAATGAAGGTACAGAACACAAAGTTGTAAGGATTTTATACGACCAAATTATTGAAGAACGATGTATATTTGATTGCATAAATAACAGTATCCAGTCAAATCCTAATACTCGAACAAGATCATCAcaaaacctataataaaataatgtacatgaTTCATATTAAGAAGTTAATGatgtgtgtatattaaatattgtttatatttacccAGTACAGACTAAATTTTTGTTAGTGAACAAAAGAGAATGTACAAGTTGAAGATAACGATTGCGTAATAATATTAgacaaattgttttttcttcatTAGTCAATTCAACATTATTTTCCATggtctttatttttgtttcaaactCTTCAACTTTAAGATTTGATTCCGTACTGAGCCCAGTATTCAGTGTGAACACAATGTACTGTCCAAgacttaaaatacaaattttaggattaggttaaaaatatattattaatttcattatattcatatttttaattcattatcaaaattaaattaatcaaactaaaaacatttttttaataagttaacaCTTTCAATGCCACCCATGATTTCTAACTAAAATCAACCATacagttaaatttaaagttcaCTGACCCATGTAAGTttcagtttattaaaataacaatgatttaattatagcgggttcaaatacttttatattatatatttcaactgAGGCAAaacagaaaacaataaaaagttttaacccATGTAAAGTCAAGTAATACAGCtagttgtatataaaaaagactttaaattaataattgacactaaaatattaaaatatgtattatcaaatgaatatttaatccTTACCATAATAAATCTTCAGTTAATGGATGTTTTGCTAAAAGTGCTCCAAGTAATGAAAACAACACTTCTGTAGTTGACGATGTAgaagtattaaaaacaattggtAAAAAATTCACCATTTTACGAACCATTTCcatatttcttaatataattaaattgtttcttTTCTCATTTGAGTCTGATACTAATTCATATAACTGTTCAATAAGTGAACGTAAAAGACCAGCTGGAACTTCTTGCCAAagctaaacaatttttaatttaaaaaaaaacaggccattaatgacaaatttaatttcaaatatacatacatttaactCGCAAATCAAATCATTAAATGCAACAGCATCTGGTATAGTAGGTGCTTCAACACTTCTAGTTGTTATAACTAAATCAAGTATAATGTGTAGAATGTGGGCATTTAACATATGTTTATGCCTACGTAGGCATAATGCTAAGAGCTGATATCCACGTCTACGTTCCATTTCTCGTTTTGCTGTCATATTTAAATGTAGTACTCCACTTAGAGCTTTAACAGCAGCATATAAACTTTCCATATCTCTTGCCATTGCAATTAACCctgataatgataattttaaaataatacaattattgattatataatacaaataaaaatatataattttttgcttACCTAATAATACAGAACAACCTCCAATGTTAtcaattagttttaaaactGGACGAGGATAAAATGTGCGGACTCCTAAATATCCCAATATAACACCACCTAAACTTCTAGCCGAACCAGCTAAATGTCCAGCTGTATTATGCATTATACGAATAGGAGTAGCATTTTCATGAGTTGACATACCAagctaatacaattttaataaagaacattttagcaaataaatatttatttttgggtgattataatattatatgtaaatgacTATAACAATTCAACTTTAGGAAATATTAAATCTCTCAAGTGTTCAACAAATTCAAGGCTAAGTGAATAAGATGGTCCATTAAAATGCctatgttcattattttatatagttttaacttttatgaaaatatgaaaatattttttttatacaacttcttgattttatttcataatatcattttttaatattattatatttttacattataattgtttaagtttttactgtttttaacaataacatacacttttaattttatatttttatgcataaaataacactgaaagttaaaactttttttaaataatgagtgtaaacataaacttataaaataatacataatacaatataggacattaaaaataatagacaaaattacattgaacaaaaatgtatattggatATAACTGTTAGTTTGACTTAACAAAAATTAGACCTATGTATAGGGCCAATACTTTTGTAACCTTTATCAATCATGCATTACTTGTTTTGCGATTGATTTGCTATCCACTCTGctgtatatttttcttatttttgccAAGGTTAATTGAGAAACTGCCCTTGCGTTCAATCCAAAAATTACTTTCTCTTCAGATACCAAAGGCCCGATATGTTCTAAatcttgtaaataaataataatcattaaagtttaaataaatcatgATAACCGATGcatgcatacaaataaaaaatatatttttaggtgttgtgaaacattaaatatctaattttgatgatcaaaatattaatatgactgagaattactaattttaaaatacaaactgaATACCTTTAATATCAGGTGCTTGAAGACTCCCAAAATAATGAGGACCAAGTTGATACAAAATTTTTATAGCATGAGGATTTAATACCTCTTCTAATAAACAGCATGGTCCTTGTTTCCATGtcagttttgaatattttctcCAAATTGGAGGAGTCCCTATGTATCCATACACAGAAGATGCAATTGTTAAGTTAGCTGCACCTCCGCCTGGATTTTGAGATATATAATGCagctgaaatattattaaaaaaaaaaaaaacaatacatatttgtttaatataactaaaagtaTTACTTTTTGAGTATGCACGTGCTGGCCATCCATATACAAAGAAAatgatgaattttttaatacagctctatttaaaactaaaacaatatgATGCCACTGGCCTTCTTGCACAAAATCAGGATACCAAATTCTTACACATGAATCACCAATGACTTCTGGCTCCCAATCAGCATTTgctaaaagttttattaaattattgtaaattataaaattcaagtacattaaattaaataatatactcattgATATTGGAGTTTCTTGGGTAGAAATGGTAAGTGCTCTATCTCGAGCAGACAATACTACTGCTAAACATACTAAATGGTCTCTAGTATTCTGTACATTTCTTATCAAGGTCAGAAGCCGAACAGGATGAGGATCACTTCTTGGTTCTGAAAACTTTTCAACACACAACCATGTTGAATAACTAAGACCACTCTGAGGAGGAAACATCCGGTCAccttaataaaagaaaaatatttttatataattaaaacaatatatctaaaatatatacttattacaaataatttaaattacgcaTACTAACCAGTTCCTATTCCACCAATTACATTCATATCGGGAGTAGTTAATGTAGCAACATTAACAACTGAAGGTCCACTTATTGGAGATTGTGGAGCAATACTGGGTAAAAATAAACATCCGAAACCCTCAGAAGATAAATCCATTTCAAAAAATGGTGGTAATGCAAGCATACAAGGATCTCGGGGAGTAGTCATCGATACAAGTGTTTTAACACGGCTTAATGGAACTGTTCCACCTGGTTTTTTACTACTGTGACTTATCCAACAGTCCAGTAAATCTAATGGTACACAACAAAGGGGTTCTCCAAGTCTTAAAAATTCTCGTAAATCCTTTGGTTCTAATAGCTGAATAGCTAAACGTTCTAACATATACTGAAACACTGTATGAAGTGGATGTGTTTCTTCCAATAACGCTATTCGTCCTACTTTTAATACAGTAGTTGGAAACCCAGAATCACATAGAAGTTGTTGATTTCTTTCACCACGAACTAAAGATCTAATTACTTCACCTATATAAACTTGCAATGTAAGTGAGagctaaataaacaaataaaaatattttaagtgatcATTCACtaagttattgtattttaagtataatactttAGGAGCCGATGGATTGTAAATTGATGGTAGTAGTTGTAACATAGCAATAACAACACCTGCATGAACAATAATAGGATCAGGTGCTGGAGGAGTTAAGTTGAGTTGTATTGCACGGcgattattattttgacaatcTAAAGGTTTTGTAGCCAccttaatttagttaaaattagtatttgaactcagacattaataaatattaaaaaataaaaaaacaaacttcGCTGTATCGTCTATGAGCAGGTGACTTAAATGATACAACAGTGGTATTGCTATGTTTATCATATAAATCAAGGGCAACATCATATAGCATTCtcattattatacatgcataaGATAAAAACTTTGGAACATTGTCAGTAATtctgaaaacaaaatttttataaattaagtttttgataattatcttaatttgtatttcttattaaaaaacagttacaatatattaatatagtatgcaATGATTCACttatgatttttcaataaaatattatttaaattgttaaaataccaGCAAATAAATAACGTTATTTTCAATACCCACAAAAggaactaaatttatattagtatattttaagaaaatcaaACTTTACTACCTATTAGCTACTTccataaaaaaccaacatgaatcaaattaaaatttacttttaacttattttgattaataattctCAACACAAGAATTGATAGTGAACATATGAGATCATTTTCATTTATTCTatctatattatcaaaaaaataaatgaagtgaaaatgaattttaaacttttgtaacactgataaaaattaaaatatgtaaaaaataaaatgtttgtaaaattatttcaatggtACTTACATGGGGTTAATTGGGTTGCTTGTAAATATGTTATGAAAAACATTTTCTTCTAATGATgtagttattaaatcaatatagtCATCCAGTTgaatttcatttgaaaaacatcCTAATAATCGTAATGTATCACATAAACTTGTCAAACAAatctacacaaaataataataaataacaaaaaaaaaatcaaaaatttaatttgtttgatgCAATTTACTTCTTGGtgaaaatattt includes:
- the LOC132918584 gene encoding WD repeat and FYVE domain-containing protein 3 isoform X3, which translates into the protein MNIMRKLRGSNTATSTTGENSRLFEDDSDQHTALGLMHLKKLFTDYIHTSHLLTDKERSIKLYTMIPLFCKVFGRSSCAEIIEKFCDINSWCSEMSALMVAEIRQRASNQSTETASRAIASFLEIENCEESSNGWMLLSTLNLLAATNQPSLIKIMVSASLPSTLVKCLYLFFDLPPLENEDKKTDQSDFTPKERRILLQKIFVQILVRLCSNHLPAEELVTKDDLSLLFSAITSSCPSYNAVWRKSSAEVLITISQHGITPKVIQYIHVLNFKIGKNCIELCVENMRQCADLSPLEVVDMFVTVSYFLKDSSEISQVLLDDFNTAQGYTFLSDFLISLENDESSEALEAMRNLVLIIASLSMSGYIELKPNQEQPDSLLQLLGFTLPQPTGHGQSVRNICAFNVLQTTFIRSDSSALCCTILDAISNVYHSDNANYFILEPQNTLPQFTEHIHLKNQQIQDKFFKLLEFIVFQLNFVPIKELVSMAQLLKTFSSTECTRVCLQTLLNILKHNNTFKDVFRDVGILEGLSNNLRNYTQDYLSDCESKDEKHDGDLKRVINLTAECLVNLMMSSPKNCKVFKECGGAQVLYIILEYPSTRQYATAILREMILSTGGEEEMSTLLGTLHTTDNTCLPLKSSILKLFLSCMKESHRTRTMFRKVDGFVYVISALVSMEGWFSDEKCVDHEALKFAYLIFNTITIAMRFEPANAKYFHQEICLTSLCDTLRLLGCFSNEIQLDDYIDLITTSLEENVFHNIFTSNPINPIITDNVPKFLSYACIIMRMLYDVALDLYDKHSNTTVVSFKSPAHRRYSEVATKPLDCQNNNRRAIQLNLTPPAPDPIIVHAGVVIAMLQLLPSIYNPSAPKLSLTLQVYIGEVIRSLVRGERNQQLLCDSGFPTTVLKVGRIALLEETHPLHTVFQYMLERLAIQLLEPKDLREFLRLGEPLCCVPLDLLDCWISHSSKKPGGTVPLSRVKTLVSMTTPRDPCMLALPPFFEMDLSSEGFGCLFLPSIAPQSPISGPSVVNVATLTTPDMNVIGGIGTGDRMFPPQSGLSYSTWLCVEKFSEPRSDPHPVRLLTLIRNVQNTRDHLVCLAVVLSARDRALTISTQETPISMTNADWEPEVIGDSCVRIWYPDFVQEGQWHHIVLVLNRAVLKNSSFSLYMDGQHVHTQKLHYISQNPGGGAANLTIASSVYGYIGTPPIWRKYSKLTWKQGPCCLLEEVLNPHAIKILYQLGPHYFGSLQAPDIKEHIGPLVSEEKVIFGLNARAVSQLTLAKIRKIYSRVDSKSIAKQLGMSTHENATPIRIMHNTAGHLAGSARSLGGVILGYLGVRTFYPRPVLKLIDNIGGCSVLLGLIAMARDMESLYAAVKALSGVLHLNMTAKREMERRRGYQLLALCLRRHKHMLNAHILHIILDLVITTRSVEAPTIPDAVAFNDLICELNLWQEVPAGLLRSLIEQLYELVSDSNEKRNNLIILRNMEMVRKMVNFLPIVFNTSTSSTTEVLFSLLGALLAKHPLTEDLLCLGQYIVFTLNTGLSTESNLKVEEFETKIKTMENNVELTNEEKTICLILLRNRYLQLVHSLLFTNKNLVCTGFCDDLVRVLGFDWILLFMQSNIHRSSIIWSYKILTTLCSVPSLMVKFREASSNGGWLLNTELLQNNRANLMLNYQLSPSLQKNNKDILNKMEALNIPGFQHLSWFLSYHTELPELYYFLMALMLGQSVKTIPNEKKLNLDGIWTFMFGVPISQSLSAVSDRIVLCPEAVTALLSTVRLILNQDNREIKYEEWLEDHPVTIIQFLFYLYHNLSDWMPAFMTSEILHSLSATLFPFTNLNLSEPSTPNDDCFIKTPDGTPPLTVQKEQSLTSHPSRKFVIDFLRVIVVDSLLLPINSKSLPPLDLVLDASPEGATSSQVSKYQTELLSTLMDHLLAADIMIGEQAAVSTVPGGSAQNIPQNVCYLTCRVVDKLWQGVLIKDAHEVFDFIMKLIVQAKRRPCSVPMEGFYHCLNRTTLYLLSRNTDSIASQMPVLEALHKLTTNRTLVFGAGNHELDFIGCLIYCLLQLTSDMKIILDTNAKTTWHINPSQTAEVEEQTAKQGHNLMAVAAKRVWEELYISKKPAIEEVFKIPLPMSPNNKAPDLHSVRELIYEIAQKHWLTYIDMEKKSLYKMPWELQTQIQSKIQKVTGGLTRLASRGKVLRRDESRWQSGSLSSISLPLSRITKSEWSTWANHGLNAVCELVSMQMAREAQHQSFTVRYVLDQWYLIEQELTRERGLWGPFTSCKLDKWILDMTEGPCRMRKKMVKNHQFYNHYPYRPELESGDNKGLKYRVATSYDSKEFCQKYKLPTLIDMENLAPQSNENNKFLTQVDGQDTFDFDKNLDDNELPFKGLKRVVRRSTSEPDDGMDDNDAESGIEDQAPPDDNHTIIRLLEPNEKISHMFRCARIQGLDTYEGLLLFGKDHVYIVDGFTLLKTREIRDIDTLLPNSYEPLLPSPGNGSPNRVRIKKQSSKFSYDDIREVHKRRYLLQPIAIELFSADGRNHLLALPKKLRNKVFNRFMAYSTSIADNAHQSVAGQKRTANVEQSTSLLSNLMGETTVTQRWVKGEISNFQYLMHLNTLAGRSYNDLMQYPVFPWILNDYESDVLDFSNPAIFRDFSKPMGAQCPQRLEQFLKRYREWDDPHGETPPYHFGTHYSSAMIVCSYLVRMEPFTQHFLRLQGGHFDLADRMFNSIREAWLSASKTNMADVKELVPEFFYLPEFLVNSNNFDLGCKQNGVQLNDVVLPPWAKDDPHEFIRVHRAALESEYVSQHLHEWIDLIFGYKQLGPPAVQACNLFHHLFYEGNVDIYSIDDPLKKNATIGFINNFGQIPKQLFKKPHPSKKQPTNKASMLDAANPILSSSTNLSLGDKLFFYHLDNLKPSLQPIKELKGPVGQILQVEKNVLAVEQNKALMPPSFNKTITWGFADHSLRLAQYETDKPIVICESSSQSPGEIVTCVCPTSKTVITAGTSTVLTVWELDLNNKSLKIVDNLYGHTEAVTCLAASDTYNIVVSGSRDCTAIVWDLCTKAFVRQLKKHNAPVAALAINNSTGQIASCAGTMLHVYTINGEELANVDTSVGRADRMQQILCVAFSQAIDWDPQNVVITGSSDGVVRMWSMEYVQVPKVPLNALSTESSVLKDCSDEKNKDVSENCSLLKTRTIAVQRLVKQLSISSETINEQGLVMKSGSESSLSEQEPKTPVKKIGKADKIVFADENDSTPPIPTMRKKRAVKPNPLLRKSECNTSSSTDEPNIQQESLAVTDSVLRLSKSETNLIESFIIVDQDDLSLKTKPVSPLHRLRDGFQWQRQLVFRSKLTMHTAYDRKDNTEPASITCISISKDHRTVYIGDARGRVFTWNVAEHPGKGVADHWLKDEGAEQCNLCDVRFSLYERRHHCRNCGQLFCSKCSKYESEISRLRILKPVRVCKPCHTSLQSAKHT